In Synechococcus sp. Nb3U1, one DNA window encodes the following:
- the ilvN gene encoding acetolactate synthase small subunit, protein MKHTLSALVQDQPGVLTRIAGMFARRGFNIDSLTVGSTERPGISRITMVVPGDEQDVEQMTKQLYKLIDVLKVTDITHVPCVERELMLIKVNASPDTRSDIMDVAQMFRARIVDVAEESLTLEVTGDPGKMVAIIKMLTNFGIREIARTGLVALTRESGVNTEYLKQQPALASV, encoded by the coding sequence GTGAAACACACCCTCAGCGCCCTTGTGCAGGATCAGCCTGGCGTTTTAACCCGCATTGCAGGTATGTTCGCCCGTCGGGGCTTCAATATCGATAGTCTTACCGTTGGTTCTACCGAACGTCCGGGGATTTCCCGCATCACCATGGTGGTACCGGGGGATGAACAGGATGTGGAGCAGATGACCAAGCAGCTCTACAAGCTCATTGATGTGCTCAAGGTAACTGACATCACCCATGTCCCCTGTGTGGAACGGGAGCTGATGCTGATCAAGGTGAATGCTAGCCCCGATACTCGCTCCGACATTATGGATGTAGCCCAGATGTTTCGGGCCCGCATTGTGGATGTGGCGGAAGAGTCTCTGACTCTAGAGGTGACCGGGGATCCCGGCAAAATGGTGGCGATTATTAAAATGCTAACCAACTTCGGCATCCGCGAGATCGCCCGCACCGGCCTGGTGGCCCTTACCCGTGAGTCGGGGGTAAATACGGAGTATTTGAAGCAACAGCCCGCCTTGGCTTCAGTTTGA
- a CDS encoding tetratricopeptide repeat protein, with amino-acid sequence MPKVHSSTGLRVLIIATLLVGGMLSWRQDRVLAMMGLASAAAISVFTRPAILAYNRGRERWLKQDMPGAVQQLSLALQRDPYLTNAYLLRGKAYFALDQVSQALADFDRAIQLAPRQPEPYYHRALMRISQADTEGAIADFTQLVSLHPNATYHLGLAGLLAQQGSLTAALTHLDEAIQLDPTSADGYFQRASLHGYIGEWDASLADWSEAIRLDPSPALYYNRGVTYYCADRYAEAISDLGHSLAVEPQQPKALYNRGNALYELGELKAALDDYDRAFRIEADLNQVDVSDEHGLYGRGLAHCNMGDPVTAFSDLQAALVVCRKHHNLALAKQVHRSLLRLNSRDPNSDLGTEQSA; translated from the coding sequence ATGCCCAAAGTCCACTCTTCCACTGGTTTGCGTGTTTTGATCATTGCCACTTTGCTGGTGGGGGGTATGCTCAGTTGGCGGCAGGATCGGGTACTGGCGATGATGGGGTTGGCTAGTGCGGCAGCCATTTCCGTGTTTACTCGCCCAGCTATTTTGGCCTACAACCGCGGTCGGGAACGCTGGCTAAAGCAGGATATGCCGGGGGCAGTCCAGCAGCTCAGCTTGGCTTTGCAGCGGGATCCCTATTTGACCAATGCCTACCTTTTGCGGGGAAAAGCCTACTTTGCCCTCGACCAGGTTTCCCAAGCCTTGGCGGATTTTGACCGGGCAATCCAGTTAGCCCCCCGTCAGCCGGAACCCTATTACCACCGTGCCCTGATGCGAATCAGCCAAGCGGATACGGAAGGGGCCATCGCGGATTTCACCCAGTTGGTGAGTCTGCATCCAAACGCGACTTACCATCTTGGCTTGGCCGGTCTATTGGCTCAGCAGGGATCCCTAACTGCTGCCCTCACCCATCTGGATGAGGCGATTCAGTTGGATCCCACCTCAGCGGATGGCTATTTCCAGCGGGCCAGCTTACACGGCTACATAGGAGAATGGGATGCCTCTCTGGCCGATTGGTCGGAGGCGATCCGGTTGGATCCCAGCCCCGCCCTCTACTACAACCGTGGCGTGACTTATTACTGTGCCGATCGCTATGCGGAGGCTATTTCCGATCTGGGGCACAGTCTAGCAGTAGAGCCACAACAGCCCAAAGCCCTCTACAACCGTGGCAACGCCCTCTACGAGTTGGGTGAGCTGAAAGCCGCCCTGGATGACTATGACCGTGCCTTTCGCATCGAGGCGGATCTGAATCAGGTGGATGTTTCGGATGAGCATGGCCTGTATGGGCGGGGATTAGCCCACTGCAACATGGGGGATCCAGTGACGGCGTTTTCCGATTTGCAAGCGGCTCTGGTGGTCTGCCGCAAGCACCACAATCTGGCTTTGGCCAAGCAAGTGCATCGGTCTTTGCTGCGGCTCAACAGCAGGGATCCCAACTCAGATCTGGGCACTGAACAATCTGCCTAG
- the glgP gene encoding alpha-glucan family phosphorylase — MKPLRTFKVTPYLPAALESLRFLAYNLHFSWNVETRNLFHRMDPDLWDACAHNPIALLGQIRQERLDELAEDPGFLAQLERAHQQLRTYLQEDTWYRKHRSAQAVEGECYAYFSAEFGLADCLPIYSGGLGVLAGDHLKAASDLGLPLVGVGLLYQKGYFRQYLNPDGWQQERYPINEFFNMPLELQTDTQGKEIRIEVDYPNRKVFARIWKINVGRVPLYLLDTNIEPNSQYDQDITDELYGGDQDLRIHQEIMLGIGGVRALRALGIQPTVYHMNEGHSAFLAVERIRLFMTEQGLSFEEAWQVAKSSQMFTTHTPVPAGIDLFPPDKIDYYLGSYYSQLGLGRERFLALGRENTGDFQSQFSMAVLAINMASFVNGVSKLHGAVSRKMFSRLWPGIPLEEVPITSITNGVHARTWVGEENQALYDRYLGPDWPAAPPSDPIWQKVERIPDSELWRTHERSRSRLISFTRERLMAQLQKRAASAVEIQRASEALNPEVLTIGFARRFATYKRATLLFRNPKRFEALVTHSKYPMQFIFAGKAHPRDTPGKELIRQIVQLSRQPELRHHLVFIEDYDMHVTAMMVAGVDVWLNNPLRPREASGTSGMKAAANGGQNLSILDGWWDEADYYQTGWPIGRGEEYEDRAYQDEVESNALYDLLEKEVAPTFYQRNSDGLPHSWIRRMKQSIRLNAPLFSTQRMVQEYAERAYIPLSGYYGRMRTDHFESARHFTRWCSHVQENWYGIQVLNVHVETQPLSSAPSVSVQPDSSAVMARAPLTVTAELRLGSLQPQDVIVQAYQGPVDDSGYIQQGQATPMHYVEMVEDRAIFSGQIRYDASGLQGLALRVMPFHPDMHDPYEMRLMLWA; from the coding sequence ATGAAGCCATTACGCACCTTTAAGGTCACCCCTTATCTACCTGCTGCTCTGGAAAGTCTGCGTTTTCTGGCCTACAACCTGCATTTCAGTTGGAATGTCGAAACTCGCAATTTGTTTCATCGCATGGATCCCGATCTTTGGGATGCCTGTGCCCATAACCCGATTGCCCTTCTGGGCCAGATCCGGCAGGAACGGCTGGATGAGTTGGCGGAGGATCCCGGCTTTTTGGCCCAATTGGAACGGGCCCATCAACAGCTGCGCACCTACTTACAAGAAGACACCTGGTACCGCAAACATCGCTCTGCCCAAGCGGTAGAAGGGGAGTGCTACGCCTATTTTTCCGCCGAGTTTGGCCTGGCCGACTGCCTGCCCATTTATTCCGGTGGTTTAGGGGTTTTAGCTGGGGATCACCTAAAAGCCGCCAGCGACCTAGGCTTACCCTTGGTGGGGGTGGGCTTGCTTTATCAGAAGGGGTATTTTCGCCAGTACCTGAACCCCGATGGTTGGCAGCAGGAACGCTACCCGATCAACGAGTTTTTTAATATGCCTTTGGAGCTGCAAACCGATACCCAGGGCAAAGAGATTCGCATTGAGGTAGACTACCCCAACCGCAAGGTGTTTGCCCGCATTTGGAAGATCAATGTGGGACGGGTGCCCCTTTACTTGCTAGATACCAACATCGAGCCCAACAGCCAGTACGACCAAGATATTACCGATGAGCTGTACGGCGGCGACCAAGATCTGCGCATTCACCAAGAGATCATGCTAGGGATCGGCGGGGTGCGAGCCCTGCGAGCCCTCGGGATCCAACCCACTGTTTACCACATGAACGAAGGGCACTCAGCCTTTTTGGCGGTGGAGCGAATTCGTCTGTTCATGACTGAGCAGGGGCTGAGTTTTGAGGAGGCTTGGCAGGTGGCTAAATCCAGCCAAATGTTCACCACCCACACGCCAGTGCCTGCTGGAATCGACCTGTTTCCCCCCGATAAAATCGACTATTACCTCGGCTCCTACTACAGCCAACTGGGCCTAGGTCGGGAGCGCTTTTTGGCCTTAGGCCGAGAGAACACTGGCGATTTTCAGTCGCAATTCAGCATGGCGGTGCTGGCCATCAATATGGCTTCTTTTGTGAATGGAGTGAGCAAGTTGCATGGAGCAGTTTCCCGTAAAATGTTCAGTCGGCTATGGCCAGGGATCCCTCTTGAAGAAGTGCCGATCACGTCCATTACCAACGGGGTACATGCCCGTACCTGGGTGGGAGAAGAAAACCAAGCCCTCTACGATCGCTACTTAGGGCCCGATTGGCCGGCAGCCCCCCCCTCCGATCCAATCTGGCAGAAGGTGGAGCGGATCCCTGATAGCGAGCTGTGGCGTACCCATGAGCGCAGTCGCTCCCGCTTGATTAGCTTTACCCGCGAACGCCTGATGGCGCAGTTGCAAAAACGGGCAGCCTCGGCCGTCGAAATTCAGCGGGCCTCCGAAGCCCTGAATCCAGAGGTGCTCACGATTGGGTTTGCCCGACGCTTTGCCACCTATAAACGCGCCACCCTGCTATTCCGGAATCCGAAACGCTTCGAAGCCCTGGTGACTCATTCAAAATACCCAATGCAGTTCATCTTTGCGGGTAAAGCTCACCCTCGCGATACCCCCGGCAAAGAGCTGATTCGGCAAATTGTGCAGTTGTCACGGCAGCCAGAGCTTCGCCATCACTTGGTCTTTATCGAAGATTACGACATGCACGTCACCGCCATGATGGTGGCCGGCGTGGATGTATGGCTAAACAATCCGCTGCGCCCGCGCGAGGCCAGTGGCACCAGCGGCATGAAAGCAGCCGCAAATGGGGGACAAAACCTGAGTATTTTGGATGGGTGGTGGGATGAGGCTGACTATTACCAAACCGGTTGGCCGATTGGTCGTGGTGAGGAATACGAGGATCGGGCCTACCAAGATGAGGTGGAGTCGAACGCCCTCTACGATTTGCTGGAAAAAGAAGTGGCACCTACTTTTTATCAGCGCAATAGCGATGGCCTGCCCCACTCGTGGATCCGGCGCATGAAGCAGTCAATTCGCCTGAATGCGCCGCTGTTTAGCACCCAGCGCATGGTGCAGGAATATGCCGAGCGGGCCTACATTCCCTTGAGTGGCTATTACGGCCGTATGCGCACCGACCATTTTGAATCGGCTCGACACTTCACCCGTTGGTGTAGCCATGTGCAGGAGAATTGGTACGGCATTCAGGTGCTGAATGTCCACGTCGAAACCCAGCCACTATCTTCGGCCCCTAGTGTTTCTGTCCAGCCGGATAGCAGTGCTGTGATGGCCCGGGCACCCCTCACTGTGACTGCCGAGCTTCGCCTGGGATCCCTGCAACCCCAAGATGTCATTGTGCAAGCCTACCAAGGCCCGGTAGACGATAGTGGCTATATTCAGCAGGGGCAAGCCACCCCAATGCACTACGTGGAGATGGTGGAGGATCGAGCGATTTTCTCGGGGCAAATTCGCTATGATGCCAGCGGCTTGCAGGGGTTGGCGTTGCGGGTGATGCCGTTCCACCCAGATATGCACGATCCCTACGAAATGCGGTTGATGCTCTGGGCTTAG
- a CDS encoding YebC/PmpR family DNA-binding transcriptional regulator yields MAGHSKWANIKRQKARVDAKKGSVFTKLSRAIIVAARSGLPDPDGNFQLRAAVDKAKAAGMPNENIERAIAKGSGNWSDDSALEDVRYEGYGPAGVAVLIEAMTDNRNRTAAEVREAFSKTGGSLGETGCVSWMFQQKGVISLEAVPDEEALLLAVAEAGGDDLSTDGLEAEVYCDYTLLEQVATHLKKEGYHVQDVGIRWIPSNGVQVDDADTAKLVLNLMERLDNLDDVQNVYANFEIDEAVMESLV; encoded by the coding sequence ATGGCAGGACATAGTAAATGGGCCAATATTAAGCGGCAAAAGGCCCGTGTAGATGCCAAGAAAGGCAGTGTGTTCACCAAACTTTCCCGAGCGATTATCGTGGCGGCTCGCAGTGGTTTACCGGATCCAGACGGGAATTTTCAGTTGCGAGCAGCGGTGGATAAGGCCAAAGCAGCGGGTATGCCCAACGAGAATATCGAACGGGCGATCGCCAAGGGATCCGGCAATTGGAGCGACGACAGTGCCCTCGAAGACGTCCGCTATGAGGGCTACGGCCCTGCGGGGGTAGCCGTTTTGATCGAGGCGATGACCGACAACCGCAACCGGACTGCGGCAGAAGTGCGCGAGGCCTTCAGCAAAACTGGCGGTAGCCTGGGGGAAACCGGCTGTGTCAGTTGGATGTTTCAGCAAAAAGGGGTGATCAGCCTCGAGGCGGTACCGGATGAAGAAGCCTTGCTCTTGGCTGTGGCCGAAGCCGGCGGAGATGACCTGAGTACCGATGGCTTGGAAGCAGAAGTGTACTGTGACTACACCCTGTTGGAGCAGGTGGCCACCCATCTCAAAAAAGAGGGCTACCACGTTCAGGATGTGGGTATTCGCTGGATCCCGTCCAACGGGGTGCAAGTGGACGATGCCGATACCGCCAAGCTGGTGCTCAATCTGATGGAGCGCCTGGATAACCTGGACGATGTGCAAAATGTCTATGCCAATTTTGAGATCGATGAGGCAGTCATGGAGAGCCTGGTCTAA
- a CDS encoding alanyl-tRNA editing protein — protein sequence MTEELFRADAYLTTCQAKVIALVDNGIQLDRTIFYPTGGGQPGDTGSLTTADGRVISIVDTQKRETGIVHIPAEGSPSLNIGDEVTARIDWERRYRHMRMHTALHLLCAVVKGGVTGGQVGESKSRLDFDIPGEKPDKETLTARLNELVQGNHAVQPRWVSDEELEANPSLVRTMSVKPPTGQGQVRLLEIECVDLQPCGGTHVRATGEIGQLLVSKIESKGKQNRRIVVSLVDP from the coding sequence ATGACGGAAGAACTATTTCGGGCAGATGCCTATCTCACCACCTGCCAAGCCAAGGTGATCGCCCTTGTGGATAACGGGATCCAACTGGATCGAACGATCTTTTACCCAACAGGGGGCGGGCAACCGGGCGATACGGGATCCCTGACCACGGCGGATGGTCGCGTCATCTCGATAGTCGATACCCAAAAGCGGGAAACGGGTATTGTTCATATTCCGGCAGAGGGATCCCCATCTCTGAACATCGGGGATGAAGTTACCGCCCGCATCGATTGGGAACGCCGCTATCGCCATATGCGCATGCACACGGCTTTACACCTGCTCTGTGCGGTGGTTAAGGGTGGGGTGACCGGAGGACAAGTGGGGGAAAGCAAAAGCCGCCTAGACTTTGATATCCCTGGGGAAAAGCCCGACAAAGAAACCCTGACAGCCCGCCTGAATGAACTGGTACAGGGGAATCATGCAGTGCAGCCCCGCTGGGTCAGCGATGAAGAATTAGAGGCCAATCCCAGCCTAGTGCGCACTATGTCGGTTAAGCCCCCCACTGGCCAGGGACAAGTGCGCCTGCTGGAAATTGAGTGTGTGGATTTGCAGCCCTGCGGGGGCACTCATGTGCGGGCGACCGGAGAAATCGGCCAGTTGCTGGTGAGCAAGATCGAAAGCAAGGGCAAACAAAACCGCCGTATTGTAGTCAGCTTGGTGGATCCCTAA
- a CDS encoding NAD(P)H-quinone oxidoreductase subunit N, which yields MDIFAPTASLHAGAIWPEVVVTLTLLLVLVVDLVGGSSVRKSLPVLSILGLVGALVTLVLQWQQPQPESFLGSFAADPVSILFRGLVVGTALLTVMMAERYIVQSGTATGEFYVLLLTATVGGMFLSGATDLIMVFVALETLGIASYLMAGYTKKDPRSSEAALKYLLIGASSTAIFLYGMSLLYGLSGGQTHLEAIALHMGDAGLVGIIALVLCIGGIGFKLAAVPFHQWTPDVYEGSPTPVVAFLSVGSKAAGFALAVRFLATVFPAMTEEWQAVLSVLAILTMVLGNVVAITQTRLKRLLAYSSIGQAGFVLIGLVVGTEAGYASLIFYLLVYLVMNLGAFLCITLFSLKTGTDEINEYSGLYQKDPFLTLCLSICLLSLGGLPPLAGFFGKLYLFWAGWQAGAYTLVLVGLVTSVISIYYYVRVVKTIVVKEPQEMSVSVQNYPETNWQEEGMQALRVGMVFTLVATIFAGILSNPLFTLSTQAVEQSPFLGFPTAQAPTSESTRLQARVDGALGAFTTADG from the coding sequence ATGGACATCTTTGCCCCAACCGCAAGTTTGCATGCCGGTGCCATTTGGCCGGAGGTAGTCGTCACTCTCACCCTCCTGTTGGTGCTAGTGGTGGACTTGGTGGGCGGCTCATCCGTTCGCAAAAGCCTGCCGGTTCTATCGATCTTGGGCCTAGTCGGGGCTTTGGTCACTCTAGTTTTGCAGTGGCAGCAGCCGCAACCGGAGAGCTTTTTGGGGAGCTTCGCGGCAGATCCCGTCAGCATTTTGTTCCGGGGCTTGGTGGTGGGTACAGCTCTGCTGACGGTGATGATGGCGGAGCGCTACATTGTCCAGTCGGGGACGGCCACCGGCGAGTTTTATGTGTTGTTGCTCACGGCTACCGTGGGGGGCATGTTCCTCTCGGGTGCTACCGATCTAATCATGGTCTTTGTTGCCTTGGAAACTCTGGGCATCGCCAGCTACCTGATGGCCGGCTACACCAAAAAAGATCCGCGCTCCTCGGAGGCGGCCCTGAAGTATCTCTTGATCGGGGCCAGTAGCACGGCAATTTTCCTCTACGGCATGTCGCTGCTCTACGGCCTGTCGGGTGGGCAAACCCATCTGGAGGCGATCGCGCTGCACATGGGGGATGCGGGCCTGGTGGGGATCATCGCCTTGGTGCTCTGCATTGGGGGCATCGGCTTTAAGTTGGCAGCGGTGCCCTTTCACCAGTGGACGCCCGATGTTTATGAGGGATCCCCAACTCCGGTGGTGGCCTTCTTGTCGGTGGGATCCAAAGCGGCAGGGTTTGCCCTGGCGGTGCGGTTTTTGGCAACGGTCTTCCCAGCCATGACGGAAGAGTGGCAGGCCGTTTTATCGGTGTTGGCGATTTTGACTATGGTGCTGGGAAATGTGGTGGCAATCACTCAAACCCGTCTCAAGCGGCTACTGGCCTATTCCTCGATTGGGCAAGCGGGCTTTGTCCTGATTGGGCTAGTGGTGGGCACAGAAGCGGGCTACGCCAGTTTGATTTTCTACCTGTTGGTCTACCTGGTCATGAACTTGGGGGCCTTCTTGTGCATTACCCTGTTCAGCCTCAAGACCGGCACCGACGAAATCAACGAGTACAGCGGCCTCTACCAGAAGGATCCCTTCCTCACCCTGTGTTTGAGCATTTGTCTGCTCTCGCTGGGGGGGCTGCCTCCTCTAGCGGGCTTCTTCGGCAAGCTGTATCTATTCTGGGCCGGTTGGCAGGCGGGCGCCTATACCCTCGTGTTGGTGGGGTTGGTCACCAGTGTTATTTCGATCTACTACTACGTGCGGGTGGTGAAAACAATTGTGGTCAAAGAGCCGCAAGAGATGTCGGTTTCGGTGCAAAACTACCCTGAGACCAACTGGCAAGAGGAAGGCATGCAAGCTCTACGGGTCGGCATGGTATTTACTCTGGTGGCAACCATCTTTGCCGGGATCCTCTCCAACCCCTTGTTTACTCTATCCACCCAGGCGGTGGAGCAAAGCCCATTCTTGGGGTTCCCGACGGCACAGGCTCCCACTTCAGAATCAACCCGTCTCCAGGCTAGGGTGGATGGGGCTTTGGGGGCTTTCACAACCGCCGATGGTTGA
- the gvpJ gene encoding gas vesicle protein K gives MHPRLLALDFDGVICDGLAEYFATAVRVCQQIWGLADAQLDPLRPAFDRLRPLIETGWEMPLLVWGLQQGIPEPDLRQDWPTQRQQLLQQSGIPPNALAQTLDQVRDEWMGSDLQSWLGLHRFYPGVGAWLRQMRTAGDPRLVIISTKEGRFIEQLLRGEGIQLPRHHILGKEVRASKSTTLQRLLSAAQLPAADLWFVEDRLQTLEQVKAVPALQDLVLFLAGWGYNLPEERQQAACDPRLHLLELAQLSQPFDHWISTPAADPLPRLSITPAQPEELSQMAPSGSPLIHSQERPEAGLASLVLTLVELLRQLMEAQVVRQMEANRLSPEQIERAGTSLQTLRDQIWHICDIFQIDPADLNVDLGDLGTLLPRKGDYYPGQPHREGSLLELLDRLINTGIVIDGEIDLGLAQLDLIHARLKLVLTSSAKLY, from the coding sequence ATGCACCCCCGCCTTTTGGCTCTAGATTTTGATGGGGTGATTTGCGATGGGTTGGCGGAGTATTTCGCCACCGCTGTTCGGGTTTGCCAGCAGATTTGGGGGCTTGCCGATGCCCAGTTGGATCCCTTGCGTCCCGCCTTTGATCGCCTACGCCCTTTGATCGAGACCGGCTGGGAAATGCCCTTGCTGGTGTGGGGGTTGCAGCAGGGGATCCCAGAGCCGGATCTGCGGCAGGATTGGCCCACCCAGCGGCAGCAGTTGTTACAACAATCCGGGATCCCTCCGAACGCCTTGGCCCAAACCCTGGATCAGGTGCGGGATGAGTGGATGGGCTCGGATCTACAGAGTTGGCTGGGGTTGCATCGGTTTTACCCTGGGGTTGGAGCTTGGTTGCGCCAGATGAGGACTGCCGGGGATCCACGCCTGGTGATCATCAGCACCAAAGAGGGGCGGTTTATCGAGCAACTGCTACGGGGGGAAGGGATCCAGCTACCGCGCCACCACATTTTGGGTAAAGAGGTACGTGCCTCCAAATCCACAACCTTGCAACGGTTGCTCTCGGCAGCCCAACTGCCTGCTGCCGATCTGTGGTTTGTGGAGGATCGCCTGCAGACCCTGGAGCAGGTCAAAGCGGTACCCGCCCTGCAGGATTTAGTTTTGTTTCTGGCCGGTTGGGGCTATAACCTGCCGGAAGAACGCCAACAGGCCGCCTGCGATCCCCGTCTGCATCTGCTGGAGTTGGCGCAACTGTCTCAGCCCTTCGATCACTGGATCTCGACTCCGGCAGCAGATCCTTTGCCCCGCCTTTCCATTACCCCTGCTCAACCGGAAGAGCTGAGCCAAATGGCCCCGTCGGGATCCCCGCTCATCCATTCCCAGGAGCGACCGGAGGCAGGTTTGGCCTCGCTGGTGCTGACTTTGGTGGAACTGTTGCGGCAGCTCATGGAAGCCCAGGTGGTGCGCCAAATGGAGGCAAATCGCCTCTCGCCAGAACAAATTGAACGGGCCGGTACCAGCCTGCAAACCCTACGGGATCAGATTTGGCACATTTGCGACATTTTTCAGATTGACCCCGCCGACTTAAATGTGGATCTCGGGGATTTGGGCACCCTCTTGCCCCGCAAAGGGGACTACTACCCTGGACAGCCCCACCGCGAAGGATCCCTATTGGAACTCTTGGATCGGCTGATCAACACCGGCATTGTCATCGACGGAGAAATTGACCTGGGGTTGGCCCAGTTGGATCTGATCCATGCCCGTCTGAAATTGGTGCTCACCTCTAGTGCCAAGCTCTATTGA
- a CDS encoding peptidylprolyl isomerase, giving the protein MRVQPRMAHLLKLTVLMVLFWVGLSILPVSASPHSSYDLLLAQQLGKEVKTYDSPPPMVIDPAKSYTATLETTAGTMTLELFPQEAPLTVNNFVFLANENFYDGVIFHRVIRGFMIQGGDPTGTGRGGPGYRFQDEPVQRPYNRGILAMANAGPNTNGSQFFIMHADYPLPPNYTIFGQLIEGDEVLDAIATARTGPQDRPVAPVEIKSVTISES; this is encoded by the coding sequence ATGCGCGTGCAACCTAGGATGGCCCACCTGTTAAAGCTGACGGTGCTAATGGTGTTGTTTTGGGTGGGGTTAAGCATTCTTCCCGTCTCGGCTAGCCCGCATTCTTCCTATGATTTGCTCCTGGCACAACAATTGGGCAAAGAAGTGAAAACCTACGACAGTCCCCCTCCGATGGTGATCGACCCGGCTAAGTCCTACACGGCCACCCTGGAGACCACCGCCGGAACGATGACGCTGGAACTGTTCCCGCAAGAGGCTCCCCTCACCGTCAACAATTTCGTCTTTTTGGCCAATGAGAATTTCTACGATGGGGTGATTTTTCACCGGGTGATTCGGGGTTTCATGATCCAAGGCGGGGATCCCACAGGTACCGGACGCGGTGGGCCGGGGTATCGCTTTCAGGATGAGCCGGTGCAGCGCCCCTACAATCGTGGCATTTTGGCCATGGCCAATGCTGGACCCAACACCAACGGCAGCCAATTTTTCATCATGCACGCCGACTATCCCCTCCCCCCCAACTACACGATCTTTGGGCAACTGATCGAGGGGGACGAGGTGCTAGATGCCATCGCAACCGCTCGCACCGGACCTCAGGATCGCCCGGTAGCTCCGGTGGAAATCAAGTCCGTGACCATCTCAGAATCCTGA
- the eno gene encoding phosphopyruvate hydratase produces the protein METAIEWITAHEILDSRGRPTLETLVGLANGATGLAQVPSGASTGTFEAHELRDGDPHRYDGKGVLQAVENILSEIQPELQGEDALEQAQIDQLMIDLDGTPNKSRLGANAILGVSLATAKAAADAVGLPLYRYLGGPFANLLPVPLMNVLNGGAHADNNVDIQEFMIVPIGAASFREALRYGAEVFAVLKKVLHQKGLTTSVGDEGGFAPNLDSNAAALDLLITAIEQAGYKLGEDIALALDVAANELLQDGQYHFEGKVRSAAEMVTYYEQLLDNYPILSIEDGLAEEDWAGWQALNAQLGSRLQLVGDDLFVTNLTRLQKGIDSAAANAILIKLNQIGTLTETVSAIQLATQSGFRSVISHRSGETEDTTIADLAVATRAGQIKTGSLCRSERIAKYNQLLRIEDELGEAAIYAGRAGLGLKNS, from the coding sequence GTGGAAACTGCCATCGAGTGGATCACCGCCCATGAGATCCTCGACTCCCGAGGACGACCTACCCTGGAAACCCTGGTGGGCTTAGCCAATGGGGCAACCGGCTTGGCACAAGTTCCCAGCGGGGCCTCTACCGGCACCTTTGAAGCCCACGAACTGCGGGATGGGGATCCGCACCGCTATGATGGCAAGGGCGTATTGCAGGCGGTGGAAAACATTCTCAGTGAAATTCAACCGGAGCTACAGGGGGAAGATGCCCTAGAACAGGCTCAAATCGACCAGTTGATGATCGACCTGGATGGCACCCCCAACAAATCTCGCCTGGGGGCCAACGCCATTTTGGGGGTTTCCCTGGCAACAGCCAAGGCGGCAGCAGATGCAGTGGGCCTGCCCCTCTACAGGTATCTGGGTGGGCCTTTTGCCAATTTGCTGCCGGTGCCGTTGATGAATGTGCTCAATGGCGGTGCCCATGCCGACAACAACGTCGATATCCAAGAATTCATGATCGTGCCCATCGGGGCAGCCAGCTTTCGAGAGGCGCTGCGCTACGGGGCGGAGGTATTTGCGGTACTGAAGAAAGTGTTGCACCAGAAGGGGCTGACCACCAGTGTTGGGGATGAAGGCGGGTTTGCCCCCAACCTCGACTCCAATGCCGCGGCTTTGGATCTGTTGATCACAGCAATCGAGCAGGCGGGCTACAAACTGGGGGAAGATATCGCCCTGGCGCTGGATGTAGCCGCCAACGAGCTGCTGCAGGATGGGCAGTACCACTTTGAGGGAAAAGTCCGCAGCGCCGCGGAGATGGTGACTTACTACGAGCAACTGCTGGACAACTACCCGATTCTCTCCATTGAGGATGGCTTGGCGGAAGAGGATTGGGCCGGCTGGCAAGCCCTGAATGCCCAGTTGGGATCCCGGCTGCAATTGGTGGGGGATGACCTGTTTGTTACCAATCTCACCCGTCTGCAGAAGGGCATCGACAGTGCTGCCGCCAACGCCATTTTGATCAAGCTGAACCAGATCGGCACCCTCACGGAAACCGTCTCCGCCATCCAACTGGCCACCCAATCGGGTTTTCGGTCAGTGATCAGCCATCGCTCCGGCGAAACCGAAGATACCACCATTGCCGACTTGGCGGTGGCCACCCGGGCCGGACAGATCAAAACCGGATCCCTCTGTCGCAGCGAACGTATTGCCAAGTACAACCAGTTGCTGCGCATCGAAGATGAGCTGGGAGAGGCGGCCATCTATGCCGGTCGGGCCGGATTAGGCTTGAAAAATAGCTGA